A portion of the Staphylococcus felis genome contains these proteins:
- a CDS encoding IreB family regulatory phosphoprotein, whose protein sequence is MSNFDKTMKFNSEEIPKENVEMVLKNVYQTLEERGYNAENQIVGYLLSGDPAYIPRHNEARNQIRHIDRDEIMKELVMYYLNHHSSNPDA, encoded by the coding sequence ATGTCAAATTTTGATAAAACTATGAAATTCAACTCAGAAGAAATTCCAAAAGAAAATGTCGAAATGGTATTAAAAAATGTATATCAAACGTTGGAAGAACGTGGTTACAATGCTGAAAATCAAATCGTAGGATATCTACTATCAGGTGATCCAGCGTATATCCCGCGTCATAATGAAGCTAGAAACCAAATTAGACATATCGATCGTGATGAGATTATGAAAGAGTTAGTGATGTATTATTTGAACCATCACAGTTCAAACCCTGATGCTTAA
- the alaS gene encoding alanine--tRNA ligase: protein MKRLKASEIRQMYIDFFKEKGHMVEPSAPLVPIDDNSLLWINSGVATLKKYFDGREIPQKPRIVNAQKSIRTNDIENVGFTARHHTFFEMLGNFSIGDYFKREAIEYAWEFLTSEKWMAIDPAKLYVTIHPEDTEAYRLWHDMIGLTEDRIIRIEGNFWDIGEGPSGPNTEIFYDRGESYGTKDPKEEMYPGGENERYLEVWNLVFSEFNHNKDHSYTPLPNKNIDTGMGLERMASISQDVKTNYETDLFIPIIEEVEKVSGQKYLVDDSLDVAFKVIADHIRTIAFAISDGALPANEGRGYVLRRLLRRAVRFSQSLNINEPFMYKLVEIVATIMEPYYPNVKEKQDFIAKVIQSEEERFHETLEEGLSILNDMIAEAKMNQNTIAGSDAFKLYDTYGFPIELTEEIAENEGLKIDMESFETHMQAQRDRARQARQNSQSMQVQNEVLKNITTKSEFVGYDTLQSQSQMTDIILNGKRVQQAESGETIFFILDKTPFYAVSGGQVADNGIVEGESFEIEVTEVTKAPNGQHLHKGYVKFGTIHTNDPCHVKVNATEREAIKKNHSATHLLHAALKEVLGNHVNQAGSLVESKRLRFDFSHIAPMTKEEVALVEQKVNQEIWNNIHVQIHEMSIEDAKSLGAMALFGEKYGDVVRVVDMRPFSIELCGGTHVSNTSEIGLFKIVSESGTGAGIRRIEAVTGQEAFLYLEHYLELFKNVKVQLKAKDDSQVIEKTIQLQSNEKALQQQLDEKNKEINQLKMGDIKDQVIMINDLPVLISEIEVDNPKALRSTMDDFKSKLQDTVIILASRHNEKVGLIASVPKNYTDKIKAGDIIKNLAPQVGGKGGGRPDLAQGGGTQPEKITEALQFIKNYIKSI, encoded by the coding sequence ATGAAGCGATTAAAAGCGAGTGAAATTAGACAAATGTATATAGACTTTTTTAAGGAAAAAGGTCATATGGTTGAACCATCTGCACCTTTAGTGCCAATTGATGATAATTCATTACTTTGGATTAATTCAGGTGTAGCGACTTTAAAAAAGTATTTTGACGGACGTGAAATACCTCAAAAACCGAGAATTGTTAATGCGCAAAAATCAATTCGAACGAATGATATTGAGAATGTTGGTTTTACAGCACGTCATCATACATTTTTTGAAATGTTGGGTAATTTTTCAATTGGTGATTATTTTAAACGTGAAGCTATCGAATATGCTTGGGAATTTTTAACGAGTGAGAAGTGGATGGCTATCGATCCAGCAAAACTATATGTAACGATTCATCCTGAAGACACTGAAGCATATCGATTATGGCATGATATGATTGGTTTAACAGAAGACCGTATTATTCGTATAGAGGGGAACTTCTGGGATATTGGTGAAGGGCCATCCGGTCCAAATACCGAAATTTTTTATGACCGTGGGGAATCATATGGTACAAAGGATCCTAAAGAAGAAATGTATCCTGGGGGAGAAAATGAAAGATATTTAGAGGTATGGAACCTTGTATTTAGTGAATTTAATCATAATAAAGATCATAGCTACACACCACTACCAAATAAAAATATTGATACCGGGATGGGTCTGGAGCGTATGGCCTCAATATCTCAAGATGTAAAAACAAACTATGAAACAGATTTGTTTATACCTATTATTGAAGAAGTTGAGAAAGTTTCTGGCCAAAAGTATCTTGTTGATGATTCTTTAGATGTTGCCTTTAAAGTTATTGCAGATCATATTAGAACTATTGCATTTGCTATTTCGGACGGTGCTTTACCAGCAAATGAAGGGCGAGGTTATGTATTACGCCGCTTACTTAGACGTGCAGTTAGATTTAGCCAAAGCCTTAATATTAATGAACCATTCATGTATAAACTTGTTGAAATTGTAGCAACGATTATGGAACCCTATTATCCAAACGTTAAAGAAAAACAAGATTTCATTGCGAAAGTCATTCAATCAGAAGAAGAAAGATTCCATGAAACATTAGAAGAAGGTTTATCCATTCTAAATGATATGATAGCTGAAGCAAAAATGAATCAAAATACAATCGCTGGGTCTGATGCCTTCAAGTTATATGACACATATGGTTTCCCGATTGAATTAACCGAAGAAATCGCTGAAAATGAAGGCCTTAAAATCGACATGGAATCTTTTGAAACGCATATGCAAGCACAACGTGATAGAGCAAGACAAGCACGTCAGAACAGTCAGTCAATGCAAGTTCAAAATGAAGTCCTTAAAAACATTACAACAAAAAGTGAATTCGTTGGTTACGATACTTTGCAATCTCAATCTCAAATGACTGATATTATTTTAAATGGTAAACGTGTCCAACAAGCTGAAAGTGGCGAAACCATATTTTTTATACTAGATAAAACACCATTTTATGCTGTGAGTGGTGGTCAAGTTGCTGATAATGGCATAGTTGAGGGCGAGTCATTTGAAATTGAAGTAACTGAAGTGACTAAAGCACCTAATGGTCAGCACTTGCATAAAGGTTATGTTAAATTTGGTACAATTCATACAAATGATCCGTGTCACGTCAAAGTCAATGCAACAGAACGAGAGGCTATTAAGAAAAATCATAGTGCAACACATTTACTCCATGCAGCTTTAAAAGAAGTATTAGGTAATCACGTTAATCAAGCTGGTTCATTAGTTGAAAGTAAACGTCTTCGCTTTGACTTTTCACATATTGCACCAATGACCAAAGAAGAAGTTGCGCTTGTTGAACAAAAAGTAAATCAAGAAATTTGGAATAATATTCATGTCCAAATTCACGAAATGTCAATTGAAGACGCAAAATCATTAGGAGCAATGGCATTATTTGGCGAAAAGTATGGTGATGTTGTACGAGTTGTTGATATGCGTCCTTTCTCTATTGAACTATGCGGAGGCACACATGTTTCTAACACTTCTGAAATCGGTTTGTTTAAAATTGTAAGTGAATCTGGAACTGGAGCAGGTATTAGAAGAATAGAGGCTGTTACAGGTCAAGAAGCATTCTTATACCTTGAACACTATTTAGAACTTTTCAAAAATGTTAAAGTTCAACTGAAAGCAAAAGATGATTCACAAGTTATTGAAAAAACCATTCAATTACAAAGCAATGAAAAAGCATTACAACAACAACTAGATGAAAAAAATAAAGAAATCAATCAACTGAAAATGGGCGACATTAAAGATCAAGTGATAATGATTAATGACTTACCTGTTTTAATCTCAGAAATAGAAGTAGATAATCCAAAAGCTTTAAGGTCAACAATGGATGATTTCAAATCGAAATTACAAGATACAGTTATCATTTTAGCAAGTCGTCATAATGAAAAAGTGGGATTGATTGCATCTGTTCCTAAAAATTATACAGACAAAATTAAAGCCGGAGATATCATTAAAAACTTAGCACCTCAAGTAGGTGGTAAAGGAGGCGGCCGTCCTGATTTGGCTCAAGGAGGCGGAACGCAACCTGAAAAGATAACAGAGGCATTACAATTTATTAAAAATTATATTAAATCAATCTAA
- the recD2 gene encoding SF1B family DNA helicase RecD2: MENPTLLDSTYIKGNIEFILFQNSENFYTVLKVEVLESNGDFGDMATVVGFFPDIVEDETYIFHGHIVLHPRYGQQLKAETFQKEIPQTKDAVIAYLSSDLFKGIGKKTAESIVNTIGEDAITQILRDESVLSDVPKLSKAKQQQIAELITQNRESEQIMIRLNELGFGAKLSMDIYQYYKADTIRIVENNPYQLVFDIRGVGFQKADQLALQLGIAPTNQDRLKAGLLYLIEEICIKQGHTYLPESTLINEAVQLLSKNQNITIETTQIKETLTFLYEEKKLINFEENVSLPSLYYSELKSTQNLFKILSNVEMISKFDDSDIQLQIGQIEEQNHVYYAPSQKDALENAMKHKVMLLTGGPGTGKTTVIKGIVQLYAELHGLSLDYNDYEEDEFPIALAAPTGRASKRLYESTGLEATTIHRLIGWSQETKPDDILDYEISAKLIIIDEMSMVDTWLFHQFLSAVPIDAQVILVGDEDQLPSVGPGQVFKDLIDTGVLPRINLTEVFRQQDGSSIIELAHRMKTGLNVDITERYHDRSFIPCHAEQIPSVVDKVVKNAVKKGYTMSDIQVLAPMYRGSAGIKKLNEVLQNILNPKHDDEHREIDFGEVKFRKGDKVLQLVNRPNDNIFNGDIGEIVGIFWAKENDLNKDVVVVDFEGNEITFIRSDLIELTHAYCTSIHKAQGSEFPIVIMPIVKQYFRMLQKPILYTGLTRAKQSLVFLGEAEAFNIGLTTEGQTRLTYLATFLRQYFNDTDDIRESETSNDHQSIVLTEDTISKIDPMINMAKITPYDFLEIDKV; encoded by the coding sequence GTGGAAAACCCAACATTATTAGATAGCACATATATCAAAGGGAATATCGAATTTATTTTATTTCAAAATAGCGAAAACTTTTACACTGTTTTAAAAGTGGAAGTTCTTGAGTCAAATGGCGATTTCGGTGATATGGCTACGGTTGTTGGGTTTTTTCCAGACATCGTGGAAGACGAAACGTATATATTTCATGGTCATATCGTATTACATCCTCGATACGGCCAACAACTTAAAGCTGAGACATTTCAAAAGGAAATCCCTCAAACAAAAGATGCTGTTATTGCTTATTTATCAAGCGATTTATTCAAAGGGATAGGTAAAAAAACAGCAGAATCAATCGTAAATACAATTGGTGAAGACGCTATTACCCAAATATTAAGAGATGAATCTGTTCTATCGGATGTTCCTAAATTATCTAAAGCAAAGCAACAACAAATTGCTGAACTGATTACCCAAAATCGGGAAAGCGAACAAATAATGATTCGCCTAAATGAACTAGGTTTCGGTGCAAAGTTATCAATGGATATTTATCAATATTATAAAGCTGACACCATCCGAATCGTTGAAAATAATCCGTATCAATTGGTTTTTGATATCCGAGGTGTAGGGTTTCAAAAAGCTGATCAACTTGCATTACAACTTGGTATAGCACCAACGAATCAAGATCGTTTGAAAGCTGGATTGCTTTATTTAATTGAAGAAATATGTATTAAACAAGGTCATACATATCTACCTGAATCAACTCTTATCAATGAAGCGGTACAGTTATTGTCCAAAAATCAAAATATAACGATTGAAACAACACAAATTAAAGAAACTTTGACATTCTTATACGAAGAAAAAAAGTTAATCAACTTTGAAGAAAATGTGTCGTTACCGAGCCTCTATTATTCTGAACTAAAAAGTACTCAAAACTTATTTAAAATTTTGAGCAATGTTGAAATGATTTCAAAATTTGACGATTCGGACATTCAATTACAAATTGGTCAAATCGAGGAACAAAATCATGTATACTATGCCCCTTCTCAAAAAGATGCATTAGAAAATGCAATGAAACACAAAGTCATGTTATTAACAGGTGGGCCAGGAACAGGAAAGACTACTGTAATTAAAGGGATTGTTCAATTATATGCAGAATTACACGGTTTATCTTTAGATTATAATGATTATGAAGAGGATGAGTTTCCGATTGCACTTGCTGCACCGACTGGCCGTGCCTCTAAACGACTTTATGAATCTACAGGTCTTGAAGCAACTACCATTCACCGCCTTATTGGTTGGAGTCAAGAAACAAAGCCAGACGATATTTTAGATTATGAAATCAGTGCAAAGCTTATTATTATTGATGAGATGTCAATGGTAGATACATGGTTGTTTCATCAATTTTTATCAGCTGTGCCAATAGATGCTCAAGTGATACTTGTAGGTGATGAAGATCAACTCCCATCAGTTGGTCCTGGTCAAGTGTTTAAAGATTTAATTGATACAGGTGTACTACCTAGAATTAACTTAACTGAAGTCTTCAGACAACAAGATGGTTCGAGCATTATTGAATTAGCACATCGTATGAAAACAGGACTTAACGTTGACATTACTGAAAGATATCATGATCGCTCGTTTATTCCATGTCATGCTGAACAAATTCCTAGTGTTGTTGATAAAGTTGTAAAAAATGCTGTCAAAAAAGGATATACGATGTCAGATATTCAGGTGTTAGCTCCGATGTACCGTGGTAGTGCTGGGATAAAAAAATTAAATGAAGTTTTACAAAATATATTAAACCCAAAACACGATGATGAACATCGTGAAATTGATTTTGGTGAAGTAAAGTTTCGTAAAGGGGACAAAGTGTTACAACTTGTCAACAGGCCAAACGACAATATATTCAATGGAGATATTGGAGAGATTGTTGGTATTTTTTGGGCAAAAGAAAATGATTTGAATAAAGATGTAGTCGTAGTAGATTTTGAAGGAAATGAAATTACATTCATACGATCAGATTTAATTGAACTGACACATGCTTATTGCACATCAATTCATAAAGCACAAGGATCAGAATTTCCAATTGTGATTATGCCTATAGTTAAGCAGTATTTTCGAATGTTACAAAAACCCATACTTTACACTGGTCTTACACGCGCAAAGCAATCGCTTGTCTTTTTAGGTGAAGCGGAGGCGTTTAACATAGGATTAACGACAGAAGGACAAACAAGGTTAACGTACTTGGCAACGTTTTTACGACAGTATTTTAACGATACGGATGATATACGTGAATCCGAAACATCAAATGATCATCAATCTATTGTTTTAACAGAAGACACTATTTCTAAGATTGATCCTATGATTAATATGGCAAAGATAACACCATATGATTTTTTAGAAATTGACAAAGTTTAG
- a CDS encoding tetratricopeptide repeat protein, whose translation MEHEKIHQLIQQGHFDKALQACFDNIENNPEEVENYINSGILLAEANETEKAERFFQRAITLQPENGSIYYNFANIYFNEQRFQEAIKLYQIAKQKGFDTKDTNFMLGLSFVQLNAKKEALPYLMRASELDQAFDDIALQFQYALVLCELELFDQAIPILNQILEYDDQHADAQYNLTLAMYMQNENIDVAIKGFERAIQMDSSHLLSQHALKTFKAIKEEEEG comes from the coding sequence ATGGAACACGAAAAGATTCATCAATTGATACAACAAGGGCATTTCGATAAAGCATTACAAGCCTGTTTTGATAATATTGAAAACAACCCCGAAGAAGTAGAAAATTACATCAACTCGGGTATACTACTTGCTGAAGCGAATGAGACTGAAAAAGCTGAACGTTTCTTTCAACGCGCTATAACGTTGCAACCTGAAAACGGCAGTATTTATTATAATTTTGCGAATATCTATTTTAATGAGCAACGCTTTCAAGAAGCCATTAAATTGTATCAAATTGCAAAACAAAAGGGCTTTGATACTAAAGATACGAATTTTATGTTAGGTTTATCTTTTGTTCAACTTAATGCTAAAAAAGAAGCGTTACCATACTTAATGCGTGCATCTGAATTGGATCAAGCGTTTGATGATATCGCGTTACAATTTCAATATGCATTAGTATTATGCGAACTTGAATTATTCGATCAAGCCATTCCAATTTTGAATCAAATTTTAGAATATGATGACCAACATGCAGATGCACAATATAATTTAACACTAGCGATGTATATGCAAAATGAGAATATCGATGTAGCTATAAAAGGATTTGAACGTGCGATACAAATGGATTCTAGTCACTTGTTAAGTCAACATGCGCTGAAAACCTTTAAAGCTATAAAAGAAGAGGAGGAGGGCTAA
- the mnmA gene encoding tRNA 2-thiouridine(34) synthase MnmA — MTQKQTRVVVGMSGGVDSSVTAHLLKEQGYDVIGIFMKNWDDTDENGVCTATEDYNDVIAVCNQIGIPYYAVNFEKEYWDKVFTYFLEEYQKGRTPNPDVMCNKEIKFKAFLEHALKLGADYVATGHYAQVRRNENGKVEMLRGVDNNKDQTYFLNQLTHQQLERVMFPLGHLDKKQVREIALEQNLATAKKKDSTGICFIGERNFRTFLSQYLPAKSGEMRTLNGEVKGTHSGLMYYTIGQRHGLGIGGDGDPWFVVGKNLKDNILYVEQGFHHDALYSDYLIASDVSFVNDIDMTTPLKCTAKFRYRQKDTPVTVTREDANSIRVVFDEPVRAITPGQAVVLYDGEVCLGGATIDDVYKHSGQLSYIV, encoded by the coding sequence GTGACACAAAAACAAACGCGTGTAGTAGTGGGAATGTCAGGGGGCGTAGATAGTTCTGTTACTGCACATTTATTAAAAGAGCAAGGCTATGATGTCATAGGTATATTTATGAAAAACTGGGATGATACTGATGAAAATGGTGTATGTACAGCGACTGAAGATTACAATGATGTGATTGCTGTATGTAACCAAATAGGTATTCCTTATTACGCTGTTAATTTTGAAAAAGAATATTGGGATAAAGTCTTTACTTACTTTTTAGAAGAATATCAAAAAGGACGTACTCCTAACCCTGATGTCATGTGTAATAAAGAAATTAAATTCAAGGCATTTTTAGAGCATGCGTTAAAGCTCGGCGCTGACTATGTAGCAACTGGACATTATGCTCAAGTTCGACGAAATGAAAATGGCAAAGTTGAAATGCTGCGCGGTGTCGACAACAATAAAGATCAAACTTATTTTTTAAATCAACTGACACATCAACAACTGGAACGTGTCATGTTTCCACTGGGTCATTTGGATAAAAAGCAAGTGAGAGAAATTGCACTTGAACAAAATCTAGCGACCGCTAAGAAAAAAGATTCAACAGGTATTTGTTTTATTGGTGAACGCAATTTTAGAACATTTCTTTCACAATATTTACCTGCAAAGTCTGGTGAGATGCGGACTTTAAATGGTGAAGTTAAAGGAACACATAGTGGTTTGATGTACTACACTATTGGACAACGTCATGGATTAGGTATTGGTGGAGACGGCGATCCTTGGTTTGTTGTAGGTAAAAATTTAAAAGATAATATATTGTATGTTGAACAAGGATTTCACCATGATGCATTATACAGTGATTATTTAATTGCATCAGATGTATCGTTTGTAAACGACATAGACATGACAACTCCTCTGAAATGTACTGCTAAATTTAGATATCGTCAAAAAGATACACCAGTCACAGTTACAAGAGAAGACGCAAATAGTATACGCGTGGTATTTGACGAACCAGTTCGTGCAATCACACCAGGGCAGGCAGTTGTTCTATATGATGGTGAAGTTTGTTTAGGCGGTGCAACAATAGATGATGTATATAAGCATTCTGGCCAATTAAGTTATATTGTTTAA
- a CDS encoding cysteine desulfurase family protein — MSVYADYAATTPVKPEVIEAMMDIYKNHYGNPSSIHSQGRDARRFVDESRRIVAKYLNANPNEIIFTSGATESNNTAIKGIALAHQDRGKHLITTKIEHHSVLHVFEHLEKQGFEVTYLDVDENGLIDIEQLKQSLREDTILVSIMLVNNEVGTVQHIYDIQHIMSQSSAYFHMDAVQAIGHLEIDVNEFGVDALSLTAHKFGGPKGIGALYIKKGTHMQFLQHGGEQESKRRAGTENVAQIVGLSKALECAEKNRDRHNVHLALLKEQLIVGLQERSVPFELNGSMVDSTNHIINLYFPFIDVETLLTLLDLSGIYVSSGSACTAGSTVPSHVLAAMYKKSNRVTQSIRISLNEVMTIEDIKQIVIEIQKIYLKFKEEHT; from the coding sequence ATGAGTGTTTATGCAGATTATGCAGCAACAACGCCAGTCAAACCAGAAGTTATCGAAGCAATGATGGACATTTATAAAAATCATTATGGTAATCCGTCTTCTATTCACTCGCAAGGCCGTGATGCAAGACGCTTTGTAGATGAATCAAGACGTATAGTGGCAAAGTATTTAAATGCAAATCCTAATGAAATTATTTTTACAAGTGGTGCCACAGAGTCTAACAATACTGCTATTAAAGGCATTGCACTAGCCCATCAAGATAGAGGCAAGCATTTAATTACGACAAAAATTGAACATCATTCTGTCTTGCATGTTTTTGAACATCTTGAAAAGCAAGGATTTGAAGTGACGTACCTTGATGTTGATGAGAATGGGCTGATTGATATAGAACAACTTAAACAATCATTAAGAGAGGATACGATACTTGTATCCATTATGCTTGTCAATAACGAGGTAGGTACAGTTCAGCATATTTATGATATCCAACATATCATGAGCCAAAGTTCGGCATATTTTCATATGGACGCTGTTCAAGCAATCGGGCATTTAGAAATAGACGTCAACGAATTTGGTGTTGATGCTTTAAGCTTAACAGCACATAAATTTGGAGGACCTAAAGGTATTGGAGCGTTATATATCAAGAAAGGAACGCATATGCAATTTCTCCAACATGGTGGCGAACAAGAAAGCAAACGACGTGCAGGTACGGAAAATGTTGCGCAAATTGTTGGTCTCTCAAAAGCACTAGAATGCGCTGAAAAAAATAGGGACCGCCATAATGTTCATCTTGCATTATTAAAAGAGCAGTTAATCGTGGGCCTCCAAGAACGTTCAGTACCATTTGAATTAAATGGATCAATGGTAGACAGTACGAATCATATTATAAATTTATATTTTCCTTTTATAGATGTTGAGACATTACTTACTTTATTAGATTTATCAGGTATCTATGTTTCATCAGGATCAGCATGTACAGCAGGTTCAACCGTCCCTTCGCATGTATTAGCGGCAATGTACAAAAAGAGCAACCGAGTTACACAATCCATTCGTATTAGTTTAAATGAAGTAATGACTATTGAAGATATTAAGCAAATTGTGATTGAAATTCAAAAAATTTATTTAAAATTTAAGGAGGAACATACGTGA
- a CDS encoding LLM class flavin-dependent oxidoreductase, which produces MDAIDQHIILAKHLEKCGYERLWIAEHHNAPNLVSSATSLLIQHTLAHTKTMRIGSGGIMLPNHAPLIVAEQFGTLHKIYGNRVDLGLGRAPGTDMATASALRRNQHDGVYQFPEEVRQLLQYFGPETNQGYVKAIPAVGTDVPIYILGSSTDSAHVAASEGLPYVFAGHFAPDQMKEALEIYRERFEPSRHLEQPYIIVCLNTIVAETDAIAHHLATTQVQVFANILNGRMRKIQPPVEDLSTILSPRILTMSQQRVAQSLIGSDETVKEKIKNFLIEYGNINEIMAVSYIYDESAQHQSYARFKHIMDDLNQAKHITS; this is translated from the coding sequence ATGGATGCAATTGACCAACATATTATATTGGCAAAACACTTAGAAAAATGTGGTTACGAGCGTTTATGGATTGCAGAACATCATAATGCACCTAACCTTGTAAGCTCTGCAACGTCACTTTTAATCCAACATACTTTAGCCCATACAAAAACAATGCGCATCGGTTCAGGCGGAATTATGTTGCCTAATCATGCGCCATTAATAGTAGCTGAACAATTTGGTACACTTCATAAAATATATGGAAACCGTGTTGACTTAGGTTTGGGTCGTGCTCCAGGTACTGATATGGCAACTGCTAGTGCCCTAAGACGCAATCAACATGATGGTGTATATCAATTTCCAGAAGAAGTACGACAACTCTTACAGTATTTTGGACCTGAAACAAATCAAGGCTATGTTAAAGCGATACCTGCAGTTGGAACAGACGTCCCCATTTATATACTAGGTTCCTCAACTGACTCTGCTCACGTTGCAGCCAGCGAGGGGTTACCTTATGTTTTTGCAGGACATTTTGCACCTGATCAAATGAAAGAAGCTCTTGAAATATATCGAGAACGCTTCGAACCATCTCGTCATCTTGAACAACCTTATATCATCGTTTGTTTAAATACAATTGTTGCAGAAACTGATGCCATTGCTCACCACTTAGCGACAACCCAAGTTCAAGTTTTTGCAAACATCTTAAACGGTAGAATGCGCAAAATACAACCTCCAGTTGAAGATTTATCAACTATCTTGTCACCTCGTATTTTAACAATGTCTCAACAGCGTGTCGCACAATCACTTATAGGTAGCGATGAAACCGTGAAAGAAAAAATTAAAAATTTTCTAATAGAATACGGTAATATTAATGAGATTATGGCTGTAAGCTACATTTACGACGAATCAGCACAACATCAATCCTATGCGCGATTTAAACACATAATGGACGATTTAAATCAGGCGAAACATATAACTTCATAA
- a CDS encoding CsbD family protein gives MAENENKFEQAKGNVKETVGNVTDNKQLENEGKEDKASGKAKEVVENAKNKANEFIDKFKGNKEDK, from the coding sequence ATGGCAGAAAATGAAAACAAATTCGAACAAGCAAAAGGTAACGTAAAAGAAACAGTAGGCAATGTTACTGATAATAAGCAATTAGAAAATGAAGGTAAAGAGGATAAAGCTTCAGGTAAGGCAAAAGAAGTTGTTGAAAACGCAAAAAATAAAGCAAATGAATTTATTGATAAATTCAAAGGTAATAAGGAGGATAAATAA
- a CDS encoding aldo/keto reductase codes for MDTYKLNNNQNIDQLGFGTYKLNGTMGAHAMSEAIRIGYRVLDTAYNYENEGAVGQAIKMSHVPRCELFVTSKLPGRYQAYDDVFVTIQESLYRLGLDYIDLYLIHWPNPKQGKYVEAWKAMIAAQKAGLIKSIGVCNFLPEHIEALEKETGVLPVVNQIECHPYFNQKDMISFHMKKGILTQAWSPLGRDNGVMQEQVLAEIAEKHEKTVAQVILKWHIQNGIMPIPKATSPARQIENISIFDFELSQDDLNTIDQLTQKNGRRKNQDPAIYEEF; via the coding sequence ATGGATACATATAAATTAAATAATAATCAAAATATTGATCAATTAGGCTTTGGAACATACAAATTGAATGGTACTATGGGTGCACATGCAATGAGTGAGGCCATTCGCATTGGATATCGGGTTTTAGATACCGCATATAATTATGAGAACGAAGGTGCTGTAGGACAAGCAATAAAAATGAGCCACGTCCCGCGTTGTGAACTTTTTGTAACATCCAAGCTTCCTGGTCGTTATCAAGCATATGATGACGTATTTGTAACGATTCAAGAATCGCTTTATCGACTGGGACTAGATTATATCGATTTGTATTTAATTCATTGGCCAAACCCTAAACAAGGAAAATATGTTGAAGCATGGAAAGCAATGATAGCTGCTCAAAAAGCGGGCCTCATAAAATCGATAGGGGTTTGTAACTTTTTGCCAGAGCATATTGAAGCACTTGAAAAAGAAACAGGTGTTTTACCAGTCGTTAATCAAATAGAATGCCACCCTTACTTTAATCAAAAAGATATGATTTCATTTCACATGAAAAAAGGTATTTTGACGCAAGCATGGAGTCCATTAGGTCGAGATAATGGTGTTATGCAAGAGCAAGTACTGGCAGAAATAGCAGAAAAACATGAAAAAACAGTAGCTCAAGTCATTTTGAAGTGGCATATACAAAATGGCATCATGCCAATTCCTAAAGCAACCTCACCAGCAAGACAAATTGAAAACATTTCAATTTTTGACTTTGAATTATCACAAGATGATTTAAATACAATAGATCAGTTAACACAAAAAAATGGACGCAGAAAAAATCAAGACCCTGCTATATATGAAGAATTTTAA
- the cymR gene encoding cysteine metabolism transcriptional regulator CymR has translation MKISTKGRYGLTLMIALAKRKGTGCVSLKTIAEENNLSDLYLEQLVGPLRNAGLIRSVRGAKGGYELKMPAEEITAGDIIRLLEGPLTIVERIESEPPAQQKLWLQMRDAVKDVLDQTTLQSLADYKEQSDKLEGYMFFI, from the coding sequence ATGAAAATTTCTACTAAAGGAAGATACGGTCTAACTTTGATGATTGCATTGGCTAAAAGAAAAGGGACAGGCTGCGTATCATTAAAAACAATAGCTGAAGAAAATAATTTAAGCGATTTATACTTAGAGCAACTCGTTGGGCCTTTAAGAAATGCTGGACTTATTCGCAGTGTGAGAGGTGCAAAAGGTGGTTATGAATTAAAAATGCCAGCCGAAGAGATAACAGCAGGTGATATTATACGTTTATTAGAAGGACCATTAACCATTGTTGAACGTATCGAATCAGAACCGCCAGCACAACAAAAACTCTGGTTACAAATGAGAGACGCTGTCAAAGATGTGTTAGACCAAACGACTTTACAATCCTTAGCAGATTATAAAGAACAAAGTGATAAGCTCGAAGGTTATATGTTCTTTATCTAA